From Candidatus Anaeroferrophillus wilburensis, the proteins below share one genomic window:
- a CDS encoding TraR/DksA C4-type zinc finger protein, which produces MEGCMIDYNDLISFHGHSCPGLAIGYRMTTAAMNFLAQNQAEDEELVAIVENDACGVDALQFISGCTFGKGNLIFRDYGKQVYTLYSRQSGKGVRVAFTDTNAPAGIRQDRQKFIDWLKGAAESDIVMLTPVTIPEPPKARIRQSVVCERCGEMVMETRVRDAAGRLLCIPCADQS; this is translated from the coding sequence ATGGAGGGTTGTATGATTGACTATAATGACCTTATCTCTTTTCATGGACACAGTTGTCCCGGGCTGGCCATAGGCTATCGGATGACCACTGCGGCAATGAATTTTCTTGCTCAAAACCAGGCGGAAGACGAAGAGCTGGTTGCCATTGTTGAGAACGATGCCTGCGGGGTCGATGCCCTGCAGTTCATCAGTGGCTGTACCTTCGGCAAGGGCAATCTGATTTTCCGTGATTATGGCAAGCAGGTGTATACATTGTATTCGCGCCAAAGTGGAAAAGGAGTGCGAGTGGCGTTTACCGATACAAACGCCCCTGCCGGGATCAGGCAGGATCGCCAAAAGTTTATTGACTGGCTCAAGGGTGCTGCTGAGAGTGATATTGTGATGCTGACTCCGGTAACAATCCCCGAGCCGCCAAAGGCGAGAATTAGGCAGTCAGTTGTTTGCGAACGTTGCGGGGAGATGGTGATGGAGACCAGGGTCAGGGATGCTGCCGGCAGACTTCTCTGCATTCCCTGTGCTGATCAGTCTTGA
- the pyrF gene encoding orotidine-5'-phosphate decarboxylase has product MTKEHIPLNERIIFALDVPSANEAKEWVERLESHVRFYKVGLQLFLAGGFPMVEWLTRRGHKVMLDLKFFDVPATVERAVQQVNDHGVAFTTVHGNDAIIEAAVASRKDVKILGVTVLTSFAEDDLRQLGLTGTIEELVYYRAKKALELGCDGLVSSGLEAQRMRAHLGNNFLIVTPGIRPGINREVEADDQKRIATAKLAIQDGADYVVVGRPIKQAADPLAVVGDLQDEISIALVARDNQ; this is encoded by the coding sequence ATGACCAAGGAACATATTCCCCTCAATGAACGGATTATTTTTGCCCTTGATGTTCCCTCGGCCAATGAGGCCAAGGAATGGGTTGAACGTCTGGAAAGTCACGTCAGATTTTACAAGGTGGGGCTGCAGCTCTTTCTCGCCGGCGGCTTTCCCATGGTGGAATGGCTTACCAGGCGGGGTCACAAGGTCATGCTGGACCTGAAATTTTTTGATGTTCCGGCAACCGTGGAACGGGCAGTTCAGCAGGTGAACGACCATGGCGTCGCCTTTACGACCGTCCATGGCAATGATGCCATTATTGAAGCCGCCGTTGCCAGCAGGAAAGACGTCAAAATCCTGGGAGTGACGGTCCTGACCAGCTTTGCCGAGGATGACCTGCGTCAATTGGGTCTTACCGGCACTATTGAAGAGCTGGTCTATTACCGGGCGAAAAAAGCTCTGGAACTGGGCTGCGATGGACTTGTCTCGTCAGGCTTGGAAGCTCAGCGGATGCGTGCCCACCTGGGGAATAATTTCCTTATTGTCACCCCGGGGATCAGGCCCGGCATCAACCGTGAGGTTGAAGCAGATGACCAGAAGCGGATTGCCACCGCCAAACTGGCTATCCAGGATGGCGCCGACTATGTTGTCGTCGGCCGGCCCATCAAGCAGGCAGCCGATCCCCTAGCCGTCGTTGGCGATTTGCAAGATGAAATCAGCATTGCTCTGGTGGCCAGAGATAATCAATAG
- a CDS encoding 16S rRNA (uracil(1498)-N(3))-methyltransferase, with the protein MNLIVLFADDFIAGSSRVRLTGRRAHHVYGIHHAQPGKQLRVGLWQGLLGRGLVTRCTPEILEMEVTLADKPPAPLPITLIMALPRPKVLKRVIQGVVAMGIKNMVLLKTWRVEKSYWQSPLLAEKSLNEQVLLGLEQAGDTVPPQILLRSRFKPFMEDELPLFIAGTVPMLALPAAELNVPARGQRSISLFIGPEGGLVAYEIEVLREVGFATVSLGPRILRVEQAVPALLGRLL; encoded by the coding sequence ATGAACCTGATTGTGCTGTTTGCCGATGATTTTATTGCGGGGTCGTCGCGGGTGAGATTGACCGGCCGTCGAGCCCACCATGTGTATGGCATCCACCATGCCCAGCCGGGGAAACAACTGCGGGTTGGTTTGTGGCAAGGGCTGCTGGGCCGGGGATTGGTTACCCGCTGCACGCCTGAAATTCTGGAAATGGAGGTTACTCTGGCGGATAAGCCGCCTGCGCCGTTGCCGATTACCCTCATTATGGCGCTCCCCCGTCCGAAAGTATTGAAACGGGTAATTCAGGGGGTGGTCGCCATGGGTATAAAAAACATGGTGCTGTTGAAAACCTGGCGGGTGGAGAAGAGCTATTGGCAGAGTCCTCTACTTGCCGAAAAGAGTCTCAACGAGCAGGTGCTGCTGGGGTTAGAGCAGGCGGGTGATACCGTGCCGCCGCAGATTTTGTTGCGTTCCCGGTTTAAACCGTTTATGGAGGATGAACTGCCTCTGTTCATTGCCGGGACCGTGCCCATGCTGGCTCTTCCGGCAGCTGAACTGAACGTACCGGCCCGCGGCCAGCGGTCCATAAGCCTTTTCATCGGCCCCGAAGGGGGCTTGGTGGCCTACGAAATTGAGGTTTTGCGGGAGGTCGGGTTTGCAACCGTGTCGCTCGGCCCCCGTATCCTGCGGGTGGAGCAGGCGGTGCCGGCGCTCTTGGGCCGCTTGTTGTAG
- a CDS encoding AEC family transporter, with protein sequence MVFVNILLPIFLIIAFGALFEKSKRPDFKSISDLTLYFFTPCLIFSGLIKGHEQIAVFLPRAIVFMILLTLFFWGISVVVSRLLGYDIQKSSAFSLSTIMMNTGNYGLPLVFFAYGAEGLAYGVIILVLFTFPLGTLAVYIASRGQASVRKSVLEIFKVPLFHAIILATICRSMQLPIPSVALKAIDLVGQAAIPGLLMLLGMQLARTSIKGVLLPALGSSFLRLILSPVIAILLCALLNIEGLPRNVLILQTSTPSAIIPLLYAINYDTHPEMVAGTIFISTLLSGVTLTFVLLYLGV encoded by the coding sequence ATGGTTTTTGTCAATATTCTGCTGCCCATTTTTCTCATTATTGCTTTTGGAGCGCTGTTTGAAAAAAGCAAGCGACCTGATTTCAAATCTATTTCCGATCTGACCCTCTACTTTTTCACCCCCTGCCTGATTTTTTCCGGATTAATCAAGGGCCATGAGCAGATTGCCGTGTTTCTGCCTCGAGCGATTGTTTTCATGATTCTGCTGACCCTGTTTTTCTGGGGAATTTCTGTGGTTGTTAGTCGGCTGCTGGGATATGATATCCAGAAAAGCAGCGCTTTTTCCCTGTCGACGATTATGATGAATACGGGCAACTACGGCCTGCCTCTGGTGTTTTTCGCCTATGGCGCCGAAGGGCTGGCCTATGGGGTAATTATTCTCGTGCTGTTTACCTTTCCCCTGGGAACTTTGGCCGTGTATATTGCGTCCCGTGGTCAGGCAAGCGTGAGAAAATCTGTGCTGGAAATTTTCAAGGTACCGCTTTTTCATGCGATTATTCTGGCCACCATCTGTCGCAGCATGCAACTGCCCATTCCCTCCGTGGCCTTGAAAGCGATTGATCTGGTGGGGCAGGCGGCGATCCCCGGGCTTTTGATGCTGCTGGGCATGCAGCTGGCCAGAACCAGCATCAAAGGGGTGCTGCTGCCGGCTTTGGGCAGCAGCTTTTTACGCCTCATCCTTTCCCCGGTGATTGCCATTCTGTTGTGTGCGTTGCTCAACATCGAAGGATTGCCCCGCAACGTGCTGATTTTGCAGACCAGCACCCCTTCGGCGATTATCCCCCTGCTCTATGCCATCAACTATGACACCCATCCGGAGATGGTTGCCGGAACAATCTTCATATCAACTCTGCTCAGCGGGGTTACGCTGACGTTTGTCCTCCTGTATCTCGGTGTATGA
- the mraZ gene encoding division/cell wall cluster transcriptional repressor MraZ, with protein MFRGRYEYAIDVKGRLNIPVKVRELLVKEYTPSLMVTNGFDGCLDCFPYPEWTRLEDKVSLLPQNKKEVKSFHRFYLSAAVECSLDKQGRILVPPSLRSYAQLEKDAVIVCAVKKIEIWSKERWEAELSETLGSAGDISAAMAEFGI; from the coding sequence GTGTTTCGCGGCCGTTACGAGTATGCCATCGATGTGAAGGGGAGGCTGAATATCCCGGTGAAAGTGCGGGAATTGCTGGTTAAGGAATATACTCCTTCGCTGATGGTGACCAATGGTTTCGACGGTTGCCTTGACTGTTTCCCTTATCCCGAATGGACTCGTCTTGAAGATAAGGTTTCCCTCCTGCCGCAAAATAAAAAGGAAGTAAAAAGCTTTCATCGGTTTTACCTTTCTGCTGCGGTTGAATGTTCTCTGGATAAGCAGGGTCGGATTCTGGTTCCCCCCTCCTTGAGAAGCTATGCACAGTTGGAAAAGGACGCCGTTATAGTTTGTGCCGTCAAGAAGATTGAGATCTGGAGCAAGGAGCGCTGGGAAGCGGAGTTGTCCGAGACGCTCGGATCTGCCGGAGACATCAGCGCGGCAATGGCCGAATTTGGCATCTGA
- the rsmH gene encoding 16S rRNA (cytosine(1402)-N(4))-methyltransferase RsmH translates to MKHVPVLLSETLNYLNISRFQHGPGIFVDATFGGGGHCRAILEHAGPQVRVIAIDRDQAAVHRSAELRERYGDRFLMLQGNFADLSRLLDEARVRSVDGLLLDLGLSSYQLGSGPRGFSFQLDGPLDMRMDRRQERTAADIVATCPAEQLQEIFQRFGEEPYAKSIAKALVAARAVKAITTTRELAELIMSMTPPAKAHRRIHPATKVFQALRIAVNGELQALVDVLSVALERLNPAGRLVVIAYHSLEDRIVKQMFRQWAARCLCPPDLPVCACGVIPRVRLLQQKAVVPQAEEKERNPRSRSARLRAVERL, encoded by the coding sequence ATGAAGCATGTCCCTGTTCTCCTCTCTGAAACCCTGAACTATCTGAATATTTCCCGCTTCCAACATGGTCCCGGCATCTTTGTTGATGCGACCTTTGGTGGTGGCGGGCATTGTCGGGCAATCCTGGAACATGCTGGTCCCCAGGTGCGGGTGATCGCCATTGACCGTGATCAGGCTGCCGTTCACCGGTCAGCAGAACTGCGGGAGCGTTATGGCGACCGTTTCCTCATGCTGCAGGGGAATTTTGCCGATCTTTCCCGGCTTCTGGATGAGGCTCGGGTTCGTTCTGTCGATGGACTGCTGTTAGATCTTGGCCTGTCATCCTATCAGCTCGGCAGTGGCCCCCGGGGATTCAGTTTTCAGCTGGACGGTCCTCTGGATATGCGGATGGACCGCCGGCAGGAACGTACTGCGGCGGATATTGTTGCCACCTGCCCTGCTGAGCAGCTCCAGGAAATTTTTCAGCGCTTCGGGGAGGAACCTTATGCCAAGTCGATTGCCAAAGCCCTTGTTGCTGCCCGGGCGGTAAAAGCGATTACCACCACCAGAGAGTTGGCGGAGCTAATCATGTCAATGACGCCACCGGCAAAAGCCCATCGACGTATTCATCCGGCAACCAAGGTTTTTCAAGCCTTAAGGATTGCCGTTAATGGAGAATTGCAGGCTCTGGTAGATGTACTGTCGGTGGCTCTTGAGCGACTCAACCCGGCTGGCCGCCTGGTGGTTATTGCCTATCATTCGCTGGAGGACAGGATTGTCAAACAGATGTTCAGACAATGGGCAGCCCGCTGTCTCTGCCCCCCCGATCTGCCGGTCTGCGCCTGCGGCGTAATTCCCCGGGTGCGTTTGCTGCAGCAGAAAGCGGTCGTTCCTCAAGCGGAGGAAAAGGAGCGTAATCCCCGCAGTCGCAGCGCCCGGTTGCGGGCCGTGGAACGGTTATGA
- the ftsL gene encoding cell division protein FtsL → MKKTGISWRQMLNGGLVLTLVLTIFLYAWVHYQVVELGYQLVDVRRSLRVDQQQNKKLKTEIATLMQPARLEKIARQKCGLRYPDADQKVMLK, encoded by the coding sequence ATGAAAAAGACCGGCATTTCCTGGCGTCAGATGCTCAATGGCGGTTTGGTGCTAACCCTGGTGCTGACTATTTTTCTCTATGCATGGGTTCATTACCAGGTAGTTGAGCTGGGATATCAGCTGGTGGATGTGCGCCGCAGCTTGAGGGTTGATCAGCAGCAGAATAAAAAGTTGAAAACCGAGATTGCAACCCTGATGCAGCCGGCACGTCTGGAAAAAATTGCCCGCCAGAAGTGCGGCTTGCGGTATCCTGATGCAGACCAGAAGGTAATGCTCAAATGA
- a CDS encoding penicillin-binding protein, translating to MKRPRRAENRRLEHWKALTLAVVLVVGAGGLLTRAYYLQVVRYDFFLARCRCQNSLAVEIRPERGEILDARGKKLAISLETESICVRPQKVENKKQHAGTLARILGLSRQEVYRKLQSKKPFEWLDRDVLPSQAEAVRKLKLKGVEFAKESRRFYPNRELAGQLLGFVGVDNTGLEGLELRYNRHLQGKRNVVFLERDARRRVLDPQGLGAPEGVRGRVVKLTIDRAIQYAVDQELARAVKSSQGARGLALVMDVDSGAVLAMSHYPFFNPNSFSSSQPQIWRNRAIVDVIEPGSTFKVFTVAAALEKGVISPTELIDCEGGKYRVGGRTIHDTHEYDELSAGEIVKFSSNIGCSKIAALLGRQSLYEFLQRCGFGEKTDIDFPGEKPGTLRDWQQWKEIDFCNISFGQGVGVTPVQLASAYAMLANGGYRVKPYLVDQIVDESGWKVYQHHPEKSRSQVLSPAVASQVSAMLEMVVEDDGTAPEAAIPGYWVAGKTGTAQKYDQQKKCYSRSDYLASFIGFIPAPEGSGKLLIYVLIDEPRTSIYGGMVAAPAFRRIGQRVMAYLNVEPSSRVTLVQGQGALPAGRMSLATAPVREEEGVVPVAAGVMPDFSGCSLREVLSHFGTLPGPLKIEGSGRVKKQKPLPGRRLMAGAGIEFVLTAEN from the coding sequence ATGAAGCGCCCTCGCAGAGCGGAAAACCGACGGTTGGAACATTGGAAGGCCCTGACTTTGGCGGTGGTGCTGGTGGTCGGTGCCGGTGGCCTGCTGACGCGAGCTTACTATCTGCAGGTTGTCCGGTATGATTTTTTTCTGGCCAGGTGTCGTTGCCAGAACAGTCTGGCGGTGGAGATCAGACCCGAGCGGGGAGAAATTCTTGATGCCCGGGGGAAGAAGCTTGCCATCAGCCTGGAGACTGAATCCATCTGCGTACGGCCGCAAAAGGTGGAAAATAAAAAACAGCATGCCGGTACGTTGGCCCGGATCCTTGGTCTTTCCCGGCAAGAGGTGTACCGCAAGCTGCAGAGCAAAAAGCCTTTTGAATGGCTTGATCGGGATGTTCTCCCCAGTCAGGCTGAAGCGGTGCGGAAATTAAAACTCAAGGGGGTTGAGTTTGCCAAGGAGAGCCGGCGTTTTTATCCCAACCGAGAATTGGCCGGCCAGCTTCTGGGTTTTGTCGGTGTTGATAATACCGGGCTGGAAGGACTTGAGCTGCGTTATAACCGCCATCTGCAGGGCAAGAGGAATGTGGTTTTCCTTGAGCGGGATGCCCGTCGTCGGGTTCTTGATCCCCAGGGGCTGGGGGCTCCGGAAGGGGTGCGGGGACGGGTCGTCAAACTGACCATTGATCGGGCGATTCAGTATGCGGTTGATCAGGAATTGGCCCGGGCAGTGAAAAGTTCCCAAGGTGCGAGAGGGCTTGCGCTGGTAATGGATGTGGATAGTGGCGCTGTGCTGGCCATGTCCCACTATCCGTTTTTCAATCCCAACTCGTTTTCCAGCTCTCAGCCGCAGATCTGGCGCAACCGGGCCATCGTCGACGTTATCGAGCCTGGCTCAACTTTTAAGGTTTTTACCGTTGCAGCCGCACTGGAAAAGGGCGTCATCAGCCCCACGGAGCTGATCGACTGTGAAGGCGGCAAATATCGAGTGGGTGGTCGAACGATTCATGACACCCACGAGTATGATGAGCTTAGTGCCGGTGAGATTGTTAAGTTTTCCAGTAATATCGGTTGTTCAAAAATCGCTGCGCTGCTGGGCAGGCAATCGTTGTATGAGTTCCTTCAGCGCTGTGGTTTTGGGGAAAAAACCGACATTGATTTCCCTGGAGAAAAACCGGGAACGCTGCGTGATTGGCAGCAATGGAAAGAAATCGATTTTTGCAACATCTCGTTTGGTCAGGGGGTTGGGGTGACACCGGTACAGCTGGCCAGTGCTTATGCCATGCTGGCCAACGGCGGCTACCGGGTAAAACCATACCTGGTTGACCAGATTGTTGATGAAAGCGGTTGGAAGGTATATCAGCATCACCCGGAAAAATCACGAAGCCAGGTGCTGTCGCCAGCGGTTGCCAGTCAGGTTTCGGCGATGTTGGAGATGGTGGTGGAGGATGATGGTACTGCCCCGGAAGCCGCGATTCCCGGCTACTGGGTGGCCGGAAAAACCGGCACGGCACAGAAGTATGACCAGCAGAAAAAATGCTATTCCCGGTCCGATTACCTGGCCTCGTTCATTGGTTTTATCCCGGCTCCGGAAGGCTCCGGCAAGCTGCTCATCTATGTGCTGATTGATGAACCCCGGACCAGCATTTACGGCGGCATGGTGGCGGCGCCGGCTTTCCGCCGGATTGGCCAGCGGGTTATGGCATATCTTAATGTTGAGCCATCCAGCCGCGTAACGCTGGTTCAGGGTCAGGGGGCATTGCCTGCCGGCAGGATGTCGTTGGCGACCGCACCGGTCAGGGAAGAGGAAGGTGTTGTGCCGGTAGCCGCTGGGGTGATGCCTGATTTTTCCGGTTGTTCGTTGCGTGAGGTGCTATCGCATTTTGGTACATTACCCGGGCCGCTGAAGATTGAAGGCAGCGGGCGGGTTAAAAAGCAGAAACCACTGCCTGGCAGGCGCCTGATGGCGGGAGCCGGGATTGAATTTGTTTTAACTGCGGAAAATTAA
- a CDS encoding UDP-N-acetylmuramoyl-L-alanyl-D-glutamate--2,6-diaminopimelate ligase, whose amino-acid sequence MILPLKQLLDCCQVETLAGDHGVMITSVVSDSRQVIAGSLFVAVSGTAVDGHQFIADAWRRGAAAVLVDSPTVFVTQHSALPAGRALCLVADSRKSLALLAACWHGFPAQKLHLIGITGTNGKTTVSYLLEHLLQGAGFQVGVVGTVSYRFSGTERVADRTTPGPEQLQQLLRQMVDAGVTCCIMEVSSHALIQERVYGLPFAEVVFTNLTHEHLDYHRDMEDYFQAKKRLFADEHRQAVKIINSDDPWGCRLLAEVAEPKESYGLIDHPDLLAAELRLTSQGAHFVLSTAGEALAFQSPLIGRFNVANVLAAVAAARRLGCGVAELQQGVASFSSVPGRLERVPNQRRIHVFVDYAHTPDALEGVLSTLKETVSGGRLLTLFGCGGNRDRQKRPAMGAIAQRYSDLVVVTSDNPRHEDPEVIIADILSGMEQSPAVIVEVDRRRAISRIIAASCPGDLVLLAGKGHETYQQVGARQLPFDDVAVAREVMAA is encoded by the coding sequence ATGATCCTTCCCCTTAAACAGCTGCTTGATTGCTGTCAGGTGGAAACGTTGGCTGGCGATCATGGGGTGATGATCACCTCGGTGGTGTCCGATTCACGTCAGGTCATTGCCGGCAGTTTGTTCGTGGCGGTTTCGGGAACGGCTGTTGATGGTCATCAGTTTATTGCCGATGCCTGGCGGCGGGGAGCGGCAGCGGTGTTGGTTGATTCACCGACGGTGTTTGTTACTCAGCATAGCGCTTTGCCGGCTGGCCGGGCCCTCTGCCTGGTTGCGGACAGCCGCAAATCTCTGGCTCTGCTGGCAGCCTGCTGGCATGGTTTCCCGGCCCAGAAGCTGCATCTGATCGGCATTACGGGGACCAACGGCAAAACAACCGTTTCCTACCTGCTGGAACACCTGCTGCAAGGGGCCGGATTTCAAGTGGGAGTGGTGGGTACCGTCAGCTACCGTTTTTCCGGTACCGAGCGGGTGGCGGACCGGACAACGCCGGGGCCGGAGCAGCTGCAACAGCTGCTCCGCCAGATGGTTGATGCCGGGGTTACCTGTTGCATCATGGAGGTGTCCTCCCATGCCCTGATCCAGGAGCGGGTCTATGGCCTGCCTTTTGCCGAGGTGGTGTTTACCAACCTGACCCACGAACATCTCGATTATCATCGGGATATGGAGGACTATTTCCAGGCTAAAAAGCGACTTTTTGCCGACGAGCATCGTCAGGCGGTGAAAATAATCAACAGTGATGATCCCTGGGGTTGCCGCTTGCTGGCGGAAGTGGCAGAACCGAAAGAATCCTATGGACTCATAGACCATCCCGACTTATTGGCGGCTGAACTTCGGCTTACTTCCCAGGGAGCCCATTTTGTTCTCTCAACGGCAGGTGAAGCCTTGGCCTTCCAATCGCCGTTGATCGGCCGTTTCAACGTTGCCAATGTGCTGGCGGCGGTGGCGGCTGCCAGGCGGTTGGGGTGTGGAGTGGCAGAACTGCAACAAGGAGTCGCCAGCTTTTCCTCGGTTCCGGGACGTCTGGAACGGGTGCCAAACCAGCGCCGGATTCATGTTTTTGTCGATTATGCCCATACACCCGATGCCCTGGAAGGCGTCTTGAGTACCCTGAAAGAAACGGTATCCGGCGGCCGTCTATTGACCCTGTTCGGCTGCGGCGGTAATCGTGACCGTCAGAAAAGACCGGCCATGGGAGCCATTGCCCAGCGTTACAGCGACCTGGTGGTAGTGACCAGCGACAATCCCCGCCATGAAGATCCGGAAGTGATTATCGCCGATATTCTGTCAGGGATGGAGCAGTCCCCGGCAGTGATCGTGGAAGTAGATCGCCGACGGGCCATAAGCAGGATTATCGCCGCCAGCTGTCCCGGGGACCTGGTGCTGCTGGCCGGTAAAGGGCACGAGACCTATCAGCAGGTTGGTGCTAGACAGCTTCCTTTTGACGATGTTGCGGTGGCGCGGGAGGTTATGGCAGCGTGA